Below is a genomic region from Kwoniella pini CBS 10737 chromosome 7, complete sequence.
AACACAATCAAGAAAGCTAAAGGTAAGCTATTCCATAAATTGATATGAGATTGCAGCTTAATTccatattttcatttcagCCCCTTCTCGACTTGTATTACTCTTACCTCCTAAATCAACTCTCTACAATACTATAATACCACCAACATTCAATCCTACTTTAACTCTAATCACAGCACATCCACCTAAATTAATAGaacatttatcaaaattatatttatcaccaatttcaacaattcCCTCTCCAAATTTGTGGATGATAttagaaaattcaattaaaagatcaataaatgatgatctttcatttaaatctgATTCTAGTTccatatttgaatttgatcctaaTTGGTATATCAATTCGAATGCAATTATTCAGGTTCtaattagaaaatcaatagGAGGTATTAAAGGTATTTCAAGATCTTTAGAAGgtattaaattattagaaattgGTGATAACGATGATaaacaaataaaaattgttgaattagatgaattattaaatttaaatccatTTAATAAACCTTCTATTGAATTGGGcgaatcaaaagataaacaaattaatAATCATTCAGAacttgatttaccttttaatCTGAATTTAACTGATGaacaaaaaaagaaaagagcTCAAGTTCCTTTACCTTATGCTcatgaaggtgaaggtgcaAGTGGAGATCTGATttgggaagatgaagaagagaccgatgatgaagagataTAGTGGGGTAAAGGGACTCTCAATCTGGATATATACAACTTTAAAACTACCTGTGACATTATGTATATTTGTATGAGGAGTTGTCATTCACTCCATCAGATTCGAGTTGAGTCATAAATACCAATTCAACAAAGTAATGCATATAAGTAAATTACCAAGTCCACCCACTAATcacctttcttcttatttttccatcttctcttACTACACCTGCACTCCTAACTTTTCTCAAGTCCTTTGCAAACTTTTCGGCCAATTTCTCTTCAGGtgttttaccttctttaagTAAAACGTGAATTTTAGTAGATGGATGATGTTTTATACCATATTTTCCTCTACCTTTAATATCTAATCGAGCAATTTTAGGTCCTTTAGATACCCAAGTTTCGGCTATCATCGATATGATTGTTAGCATTGAAATGTGAAATATAACTTCGAGGCCAGCAAGATTTCAAACTTACCAACAACTAATTTACTCCTATCTAaacctttatcaattgcATGATCTCTTGATAAAGCTAAAGTAGATTTAATCCATTTTGAAGCTCTTTTTTCAGAAAATTGCATTTGAACAatagcttcatcaattggtaaatttgaaatttgtctagataaatcatttaattttctaTGTGAAATTTTATGTAAAGCAGAAGAATATTTATGCtatttcaaaataaaaacaaattattaaaattaatcattactttttcattttgattgttctTTCGATTTTCGAGCGAAAGAAAAATATACCAACCTCAGTCCAAGGTTTATCACctcttttcctccttttcttcattcCACTTTGATCTgcatctttatcttttgaatattcatcaaataatccTCCAGTAGAAGTTTCTTCATttgtaatttcttttcctttctcttcaatcATAGTAACACCTCCTTCTGATTTAGTTggttgttcttcttctgagGTCCattttggtaatttaggtaaataTCGATCCCATCCTGATAAGTTGAAAGCACTATTATACTACATATGAGCAATCTCATTTAAGATTCgatataaatttaaataacAACTTACGTTCTGACTTGATATGGTGAAGCGGTCTTTAAAGCAGGATTTAAAGGTCGAAGAGAAGATGGTCCAGCAATAGATGTTTGGGCAACTACATTCAAGAAATTAACAGATCAGCACCGTAAGACCACAATCACAATGCTCGACGTTTCTCTCACCTGTAAAGATAGATCTGAGAGGTCTGGCCATGATGGTGAGTCTATTACTTCCTGATAAGATATGCTATTTGGTATACGAGGAGTATACTTTGATCTTAAGCATAGGATATTTGAGGACGATGTTGAGGATGGAAATCTCAATTCCGTTCAACTTTCGGAAATCCAGGGAAAATAGTCAATAGTAAAATCCACGTAAGGCTACTTTACTACTTATAGTTGATTAGAGGCAAGCCACGTGGGGAAATCACTGATATCACTAGTAATACTTATAGTCCTCTTGTAGAAGTTGAAACATGACGCGAATTCAATATATATCTTCATGGTCAAAGTCAGCCTAACCATCTCAggattcttctttacttcGGCAGAGGGtcgaaaatcaaaaggaCTAATAATCAGAAGAAGCGAAACACGGTGATCACCAATGCTTGAATCAATACGATAATAACAACCCCAATCTACTTCACACACTTCCTGCGAGTGATCACCTACTTTTCGACCTCGTCCGCTGAGCTGGCCTTGGGGGTACCCTCCAGTGAAGTAAGCCAAAATGCCGTCCGCCATATCAGCTCTTGATGCTGGGAATCcagatggtgaagatgattctcGTAAAGCATCAAAGCTGGCAGCTAGAGCGGCAAGGTTCAACAAGGTCTTACCGGGAAATAGGTATAAGGAGGTAAGCTGGGCTTTTTCAGCGTTTTGATCGGTCCATTGTGGAAATGTTAGTCTGATGATATGAGCATAGCTCGAAGAGATGCGTAtcaaggaaagaaaagcaTTCGAAGCTCAAGGTTTGATCAAAGTGGGTAAAACTCAATTAGGGGATGCGGTTGACATGAGGGGAACATGTGAGACGATGTGTTCAGAGTACGAAAGAGAATTCAGAGATTTTACAAGAGAAGTTCATCCTTTCGAGAGAGCGGTAAGCTATTGTCCCCCACTACTTACTACCGTCTTTGAATGTATCGCTGAAGaggatttgattgatttagaGCAATGAAGGACGGATGGACCCTTCCAAAGCTGTTGCTGCTTATTCCAGATCAGATGCTGGTGCAGGTCATGGTGATTCTGCAATCTTACCTTCTGATTTGCGAACACCTGCTACTCTTGTTGTTAGTCTCTTTCACAATCCTAGCATGGGGTTTTGCTCATTATAAGACATAGCGCACACTGGATTACCTCTTTTCAGTGATAATGACCACACCCCCACCCGCGACTTCAGCCTCTTCCTCGTCCTCCTCAACGCCCCGGAAAGCTTTAGGTTACTCGGCAGGTTTCATTCGTGATAGATCAAGAGCGATAAGGAAGGAATTTGCGATGCAAAGTAGTTGGGGACATCAAGAAGCTATTGAGAGTTTCGAAAGAATTGCCAGATGGCATATATTGTGTTTAAGGGAATTGCAAGAAGAGAGTGGAACCAACGTGGATCTGCACATTGATTCTGCGGAATTGAACCGATGTAAGTTTAAATCACTCCAAACTATCGAAGCGCCGAGCTAGGAATTGGCTTGACGGGTTTAGCCTTATCGCGGCTGATGCGCAAATATTGTGAACAGGCTTCACTAGTTTGCGACAACATTATAACGATAGAAGGGAAGAATTAAATATCGAAACTCCTTGTCCCAACGAAGCCGAATTTACAGCATATATGTTAATCTACGATCTCAATTCTAAATCAGTCTCTATCCCATTTTCAGAACTACCATCTATTATCTTAGATAATCCAATAGTAAAAATTGCATGGGAAATCCGACGAGCCGCTCAGAGGAATTTCGATACCCAGAAAGAAGGATCCAAGCATAATGCAGAACTGGGTATGAACCTTATCACTCGTTTCGTAAAATTACTCAAACGACCAAATGTACCTTTCCTTTTGGCTGCACTAGTAGAAATTCGATTAAGAGAGATAAGGAGAAGTGCATTGAGGGCTCTCAGACGACCTTATCCAGCCCTTAAATCCGATGCTGTCCGTTTGAATGAGATGGGCGAAGTAGTggaaaggaagatgatccTCTTACAAAGCTTGAACAAAATTTTAGGTTGTGAAGAAcaggaaaaggaagatt
It encodes:
- a CDS encoding mitochondrial 54S ribosomal protein uL22m, coding for MARPLRSIFTVAQTSIAGPSSLRPLNPALKTASPYQVRTAFNLSGWDRYLPKLPKWTSEEEQPTKSEGGVTMIEEKGKEITNEETSTGGLFDEYSKDKDADQSGMKKRRKRGDKPWTEHKYSSALHKISHRKLNDLSRQISNLPIDEAIVQMQFSEKRASKWIKSTLALSRDHAIDKGLDRSKLVVAETWVSKGPKIARLDIKGRGKYGIKHHPSTKIHVLLKEGKTPEEKLAEKFAKDLRKVRSAGVVREDGKIRRKVISGWTW